A window of the Deltaproteobacteria bacterium genome harbors these coding sequences:
- a CDS encoding thioesterase family protein, protein MNLLFRLIKVILLSFFRPRFGTLEMGTLNFIVWPHDLDPLFHMNNGRYLTIMDLGRFDIILRTGIGRLSLKNKWMPLVGYVSIQYKKPLRFFQRYQLQTRLIAWDEKWFYLEQRFVRKGQLFARGLVKGIFRSHQTTISPVTILSMLGHNHPSPRPPEELAPLAGS, encoded by the coding sequence ATGAATCTCCTTTTTAGATTAATTAAAGTCATCCTGCTCTCCTTTTTTCGTCCACGATTCGGCACACTCGAGATGGGAACTCTGAACTTTATCGTTTGGCCTCATGATTTGGATCCGCTTTTCCATATGAATAACGGACGTTACCTAACGATCATGGATCTCGGAAGATTCGATATCATTTTACGAACCGGCATAGGACGCCTGAGTCTTAAGAATAAGTGGATGCCGCTGGTTGGATACGTCTCGATACAGTACAAAAAACCACTCAGATTTTTTCAAAGATACCAGCTACAGACTCGACTGATTGCATGGGACGAAAAATGGTTTTATCTCGAACAACGATTTGTTCGAAAAGGACAGCTATTTGCTAGGGGTCTGGTGAAGGGGATTTTCCGTAGTCATCAGACAACTATTTCTCCGGTGACCATTTTGTCGATGCTGGGACACAATCACCCCTCTCCAAGACCCCCAGAAGAGTTGGCGCCCCTCGCCGGCTCTTGA
- a CDS encoding type II toxin-antitoxin system VapB family antitoxin, translating into MRTSVNVSDDLLHQVMRESRAKTITQAIREALMAYLDLRRRKRLVQSFGSFENWNPDIRKMRRSRDLG; encoded by the coding sequence ATGAGGACATCAGTTAATGTTTCGGATGATCTCCTGCACCAGGTGATGCGGGAGTCTCGAGCAAAGACAATTACGCAGGCAATTCGCGAGGCGCTGATGGCCTATCTCGATCTCCGAAGACGAAAAAGGCTTGTCCAGAGCTTCGGTTCCTTTGAGAATTGGAACCCCGATATTCGAAAAATGAGACGGTCCCGTGATCTTGGTTGA
- the ggt gene encoding gamma-glutamyltransferase, with product MRLALLGVGVLAVVPIVACSKIIRKDPAVTLIQPVQSGRSFDSFQSRASHGMVATAHPEATRAGLAILKEGGNAVDALTAVSFALSVVVPHHAGLGGGGFAVIRMDPDKKARTFDFREMAPGAAHRDMFLVNGKADPRLSTEGALSVAVPGFVAGILQIQEKHGSGRFTLEQLLAPAIRLADEGFEVTPALSKAIEKEREKLGRFPSSRSVFLKPDGTVPQAGERIVQKDLAETLRRIVREGRAGFYQGVVAEKIVRSLRRVGGNLTAEDLSNYQVRERDPIVGTYRGLQVYSMPPPSSGGIVLVQMLNMLEGYDLASSGPQTDKTIHLMSEVERLAYADRALYLGDPDFFDVPVGHLTGKEYAALLRQKIGERAGDSEALKPKEWATQMGRGSTTHFSVVDQWGNAIATTLTINLAFGSGIVAEGTGIVLNDEMDDFSAQPGVPNEFGLVGAEANAVQPHKRPLSSMTPTLVLNRKGELVMSLGAAGGSRIITGVLQTIVNSVDYSMAPLNAVAAARVHHQWLPNEIFHEEGGIPEVFRGGLQGRGHKLTFKKELGRVQLVAKSEGQWVGIADPRDEGSAMGY from the coding sequence TTGAGGCTCGCGCTTCTTGGAGTTGGGGTTCTTGCAGTTGTCCCTATCGTCGCCTGTTCGAAGATCATCCGGAAAGACCCTGCTGTCACACTGATCCAGCCGGTTCAATCGGGGAGGTCCTTTGACAGCTTTCAGTCGAGGGCATCTCATGGAATGGTTGCGACCGCGCATCCGGAGGCGACGCGCGCCGGTCTTGCCATACTGAAAGAGGGGGGAAATGCCGTCGATGCTCTGACCGCGGTCTCCTTTGCCCTCTCCGTCGTCGTGCCGCATCATGCGGGGCTGGGGGGCGGAGGGTTTGCCGTCATCAGGATGGATCCGGACAAGAAGGCCCGAACCTTCGATTTTCGGGAAATGGCCCCCGGGGCGGCTCACCGCGATATGTTTCTTGTGAACGGGAAGGCCGATCCGAGGCTTTCTACCGAGGGGGCCTTGTCTGTCGCCGTGCCGGGGTTTGTCGCAGGGATCCTGCAGATTCAGGAGAAACATGGAAGCGGACGGTTCACGCTCGAACAACTCCTTGCACCGGCGATCCGGCTGGCGGACGAGGGGTTTGAAGTTACACCGGCCCTCTCAAAGGCGATAGAAAAGGAGAGAGAGAAGTTGGGTCGGTTCCCCTCAAGCCGGTCCGTTTTTCTCAAGCCCGACGGAACTGTCCCACAGGCAGGGGAAAGGATCGTTCAAAAAGATCTCGCAGAAACCTTGAGACGGATCGTCAGGGAGGGTCGTGCCGGTTTCTATCAGGGGGTTGTTGCCGAAAAGATCGTTCGCTCCTTGAGAAGGGTGGGAGGGAACCTCACGGCGGAAGACCTTTCAAACTATCAGGTCAGGGAGCGGGACCCGATTGTCGGGACCTACAGGGGACTCCAGGTCTATTCCATGCCGCCGCCCAGTTCGGGCGGGATAGTCCTGGTACAGATGCTCAATATGTTGGAGGGATATGACCTCGCCTCCTCGGGGCCACAGACTGACAAAACGATTCATCTGATGAGCGAGGTAGAGCGGCTCGCCTATGCGGACCGCGCCCTTTATCTCGGTGATCCGGATTTTTTCGATGTTCCGGTGGGTCACCTGACCGGAAAGGAATATGCGGCGCTGCTCCGCCAGAAGATCGGGGAAAGGGCTGGTGACAGTGAGGCGCTGAAGCCTAAGGAATGGGCAACCCAGATGGGGCGTGGATCAACGACCCACTTTTCGGTGGTCGATCAGTGGGGAAATGCGATCGCTACGACACTGACGATCAATCTCGCCTTTGGTTCAGGGATTGTGGCGGAGGGGACCGGTATCGTCCTGAACGACGAGATGGACGATTTTTCTGCCCAGCCGGGCGTGCCGAATGAATTTGGGTTGGTTGGCGCCGAGGCAAATGCCGTTCAGCCGCACAAGCGCCCCCTCTCCAGCATGACCCCGACGCTTGTTCTCAATCGAAAGGGTGAGTTGGTGATGTCGCTCGGCGCTGCAGGAGGGAGTCGGATCATTACGGGAGTCCTTCAGACGATTGTCAACTCGGTCGACTACTCCATGGCCCCTCTGAATGCGGTCGCGGCGGCTCGTGTCCATCATCAGTGGCTTCCGAATGAGATCTTTCATGAAGAGGGGGGAATCCCGGAGGTCTTCAGGGGAGGACTTCAGGGCCGGGGACATAAGCTGACATTTAAAAAGGAGCTCGGTCGAGTGCAGTTGGTTGCGAAATCGGAAGGGCAATGGGTGGGTATCGCCGATCCACGCGACGAAGGGTCGGCCATGGGTTATTGA
- a CDS encoding PIN domain-containing protein — MILVDSSVWIAAWRGHHPDLMNKLSVIVEAGEAVINPLIRTELLQGAKDKAHQKKLTGLLDPIPVDLITSEIWDAAPVYYLECREKGITLTTVDCLIATHSFAKKISLWSLDKVFNQLPKIRLFSA; from the coding sequence GTGATCTTGGTTGATTCAAGTGTCTGGATTGCCGCCTGGAGGGGCCACCATCCTGATCTGATGAACAAGCTTTCAGTCATCGTGGAGGCGGGAGAAGCGGTTATCAACCCGCTGATTCGGACAGAACTCCTTCAGGGAGCAAAAGACAAGGCTCATCAGAAGAAGCTGACTGGGCTTCTGGATCCAATTCCTGTTGATCTGATAACAAGTGAAATCTGGGATGCAGCGCCAGTTTACTATCTGGAGTGTCGGGAAAAAGGTATTACTCTGACGACTGTTGATTGTCTCATTGCAACCCACTCTTTTGCAAAGAAAATATCGCTCTGGTCGTTGGATAAGGTCTTCAATCAACTTCCCAAGATTCGTCTGTTCTCTGCATAG
- a CDS encoding DUF4438 domain-containing protein translates to MLRTNESQLVHFALQGSIIPPLCFGWEVTRRGEGKVFPSVGGITYNVRIGDSVFGFEADHIEPGVSCIGGGFNDKRTSNPNLSFNAFSCIGNEATILSGSAKGKKGTVTGHHGGVEHVLIDFPNNILEKLSYDDKILIRGVGQGLKLLDYAEITITGLDPRLLKKIPIKAKGKSLMVPVVACVPAELMGSGLGHNDSFKGDYDIQTSDPSVLKKYHLENLRFGDFVAIIDHESTFGWSYKKGAISIAVVVHGNSHLAGHGPGVQTILTSREGRIDPVLNKNANLGFYLKIGRFAKR, encoded by the coding sequence ATGCTCCGCACCAACGAATCCCAACTCGTCCATTTCGCCCTCCAGGGCTCGATCATCCCGCCGCTTTGCTTCGGATGGGAGGTGACACGTCGAGGAGAAGGGAAGGTTTTCCCATCGGTCGGTGGCATTACGTATAATGTTCGAATCGGTGATTCGGTCTTCGGGTTCGAGGCGGATCACATTGAACCGGGGGTCTCCTGTATCGGAGGCGGTTTCAATGATAAGAGGACCTCGAATCCAAATTTAAGCTTCAATGCCTTTAGTTGTATCGGTAATGAGGCAACGATTCTTTCTGGTTCTGCCAAAGGGAAAAAAGGGACTGTGACCGGTCATCATGGCGGTGTCGAGCATGTCCTGATCGATTTCCCAAACAACATTCTCGAAAAGCTTTCGTATGACGATAAGATTTTGATTCGTGGTGTCGGACAAGGGCTCAAGCTCCTCGATTACGCGGAGATTACGATCACGGGGCTCGATCCCAGACTTTTGAAAAAGATTCCGATCAAGGCCAAAGGAAAATCACTGATGGTTCCGGTCGTTGCTTGTGTCCCTGCCGAACTGATGGGTTCGGGCCTTGGGCATAATGATTCGTTCAAGGGAGACTATGATATCCAGACGAGTGATCCATCCGTTCTCAAGAAATACCATCTCGAAAATTTGCGCTTCGGTGATTTCGTCGCGATCATCGATCACGAATCGACCTTTGGTTGGTCGTATAAAAAAGGGGCGATTTCGATTGCGGTGGTGGTCCATGGAAATTCCCACCTTGCCGGTCATGGCCCTGGGGTCCAGACGATCCTGACCTCACGTGAGGGGAGGATTGACCCTGTCTTGAACAAAAACGCCAACCTCGGCTTCTATTTAAAGATCGGTCGCTTCGCAAAGAGGTGA